A single window of Debaryomyces hansenii CBS767 chromosome F complete sequence DNA harbors:
- a CDS encoding DEHA2F07194p (some similarities with CA0264|IPF8434 Candida albicans IPF8434 unknown function) — translation MQESVHGNTSIASAVVDSTNNAIDQGFLLLDTLLYYIFNAVVLLLNLTDVVGEFTEKVSFNYQIVYTSFKHKLYNNIN, via the coding sequence ATGCAAGAAAGTGTACATGGAAACACATCTATTGCATCTGCCGTTGTTGACTCTACAAATAACGCTATAGACCAGGGGTTTTTGTTGCTCGACACTTtactatattatatattcaatgcAGTTGTGTTGCTATTAAATTTGACGGATGTTGTTGGTGAATTCACCGAGAAGGTGTCGTTCAACTATCAGATAGTCTACACATCATTTAAACataaattgtataataatataaattga
- a CDS encoding DEHA2F07172p (similar to CA4354|IPF3647 Candida albicans IPF3647 unknown function): MKSVDNHVYLILFQVLEKIIIRTMPEINFNSLKDKALDVDPDLRFMALEDFKKYLNEPTTAASTKSIESFIPLLFRLLKDTNPNVQSQAVKSFAPVIRFISSESILKLLNQLHDEILKENTAGHKDYKKITTSIPNMTLRSIFNTNSKFSNRLSRSIVDSFIPKLINNVITIDSIELLIDLIKNLGFVLTNEEITNLLHTTMNIAFEEENIIGKRSVIAFDLLLNYLDNTESSCNILNDLVKQISSKFDSLPKSSHSINLRLSLFSVILKSVQTYDGYDGSIFYGVTIKHIFQIAITYMKVEDLETELDVEDYDFDLMIQENLIREIALNTINDLINALPLELFEAYLNDTVKLIQTFISYDPLNFDNDNDIDLDEESEIEFSDDEDDINNNDDYENDCSWKLRNKSAILTRTLTSRYPTILPLVYSELIPCMTDAMNDRNEIVSNDSIKTLITIINSTSADNEVITNSRKVGRSGSDVSMTLENSPISQLFRDVTPILENKIFNNLLVSKKINRFPIFLKLIESLITTNHHLSTEFLDEIFNAIKGLNLKTSGNMEYLSLYKTIFLNNDINEVSKNFVNYILSDLSMSIDNKTSYHNIIMESLNISIIIFQNFKRIDRLNFFESQIQKLFHSIIKICHDKQYSSELRQKSISALSELNVNIEINEDSFRKTTDILKESLNYEVTVKVTIESLIKIFNKKCKNFWRYLKEIDFVNFLIAKSIAFISSTDDSLYYISLKLLDIITKIQHIDNLEDDQANKLLSLLVNFSESTNDYTQLYLLFNIIGRILTNCQTDDKFLQGMIKIMNEKLTDVDDFDLTSFEFLIQQLSRKLCNENLSEIFMTSLNLKLFISAKTLSIITLENNLQDKIDEAEVELNHYINKDISISNDKILFDIQFLGSIGSQKELRSITLASFLQLLKNSNESIRLASSRSIGLLIVKDINKDLPLLLDNYEDNQDERDLNLISMKQLLKNDNLNNSILLKIWDRIWKTISRYDEKVISSTSELRLSGDVLSRMCLVNNEYISNLIDKVDSASNESIIYTIIVILKQLMYKLESNNDILSTLLLHNLKFLTLSNIEIKQALIGTLLTGLHNKSELLLPILPNRVLPLLYDELSAKDEFKKIIPMGPYKYVIDEGLEIRKLCYELLYTIILFDDSLLKANNINIYEIGLNIVNKGLTDSETDIVILSSINLVNLVNKDFNFLIYNNELLPKLIDVLKLNLNKKLKSKASTQETETFEESLRSVVKLSKVINNSLLINNYNNNDWNLFYTEMKTNYILTFNSVDI, encoded by the coding sequence ATGAAAAGTGTTGATAATCATGTATATTTGATCCTTTTTCAAGTGCTAGaaaagattattattagaacaATGCCTGAAATAAACTTCAATTCCTTGAAGGACAAAGCACTTGATGTGGATCCTGATTTGAGATTTATGGCATTAGAAGACtttaagaaatatttaaatgaaCCTACTACGGCAGCTTCTACTAAAAGTATTGAGAGCTTCataccattattatttagaTTACTAAAGGATACTAACCCTAATGTTCAGAGTCAGGCAGTAAAGTCGTTTGCCCCGGTTATAAGGTTTATATCATCCGAAAGCATtctcaaattattaaatcaattacatgacgaaatattgaaagaaaatacaGCTGGTCATAAAGACTATAAGAAAATTACAACgtcaattccaaatatgACATTGAGGTCAATTTTTAATACGAATTCGAAGTTTTCTAATCGACTTTCAAGAAGTATTGTGGATTCATTCATCccaaaattgattaataatGTAATCACAATCGATtctattgaattattaattgatttgatcAAGAACCTAGGGTTTGTCTTAACAAACGAAGAAATTACCAATCTTTTGCATACGACGATGAATATAGCgtttgaagaagaaaatattattggtaAAAGATCCGTCATTGCATTTGatcttttattgaattatctCGACAATACTGAATCATCAtgcaatattttgaatgatttagTCAAACAAATATCTTCCAAATTTGACTCATTGCCTAAAAGTTCACATTCAATAAACTTGAGGTTATCTTTGTTTTCCGTAATCTTAAAATCAGTGCAGACTTATGATGGCTATGATGGTTCAATATTCTACGGGGTGACAATCAAACATATTTTTCAGATTGCTATCACTTATATGAAAGTGGAGGATTTGGAAACTGAATTGGATGTGGAAGACTATGACTTTgatttaatgattcaagaaaatttaattagGGAGATTGCTTTAAATACGATAAATGACTTAATTAATGCTTTACCGCTCGAATTGTTTGAAgcatatttgaatgatactgttaaattgattcaaacaTTTATTAGCTATGACCCGCTTAATTTTGacaatgataatgatattgatttggatGAAGAATCAGAGATCGAATTTTCGGATGACGAGGATGATatcaacaataatgatgattatgaaaatgattGTTCATGgaaattgagaaataaGTCTGCTATTTTAACTAGGACGCTTACAAGCAGATATCCGACAATTTTACCATTAGTTTACTCTGAGCTAATTCCCTGCATGACCGATGCAATGAATGATCGAAATGAGATTGTTTCGAACGATAGTATCAAAACTTTAATTACGATAATTAATAGCACATCTGCagataatgaagttatCACTAATTCTAGAAAAGTAGGGAGAAGTGGTTCTGATGTGAGCATGACTCTTGAAAATAGTCCAATAAGCCAACTCTTTAGAGATGTGACGCCTATTTTAGAGAATAAGATTTTCAACAACTTGCTTGTGAGcaagaaaattaatagatttccaatttttctcAAGTTAATTGAAAGTTTGATAACTACAAATCACCACTTATCAACAGAATTTTTGGATGAAATCTTTAATGCAATTAAGggattaaatttgaaaactaGTGGCAATATGGAATACTTgagtttatataaaacaATCTTTCTTAATAATGACATAAATGAGGTTTCGAAGAATTTtgttaattatattttgagTGACTTGTCTATGTCTATTGATAACAAAACGTCTTACCacaatattattatggAAAGTCttaatatatctataatcatatttcaaaatttcaaaagaattgataGATTAAACTTTTTTGAATCACAAATCCAAAAATTATTCCATTCAATCATTAAAATTTGTCACGATAAACAATATTCTAGTGAATTAAGACAGAAGTCCATTTCGGCTTTATCAGAGTTAAAtgtcaatattgaaataaatgaagaCAGTTTTAGAAAAACTACcgatattttgaaagaaagCTTGAATTACGAGGTGACTGTTAAGGTAACTATCGAAAGCttgatcaaaatttttaataagaaGTGTAAGAATTTTTGGAGATATTTAAAGGAGATTGATTTCGTTAACTttttgattgcaaaatcgattgcatttatttcatcaactGATGATTCGctatattatatatcattGAAGTTGTTAGATATAATTACTAAGATTCAgcatattgataatttggaGGACGATCAAGCTAATAAGTTGTTATCACTTTTAGTAAATTTTAGCGAATCTACTAACGACTATACTCAGCTTTATTTGTTATTCAACATTATTGGAAGAATATTAACAAACTGCCAAACTGATGATAAATTTCTCCAAGGCATGATCAAGATCATGAATGAGAAACTTACagatgttgatgattttgatttaacaagttttgaatttttgattcaaCAATTGTCAAGAAAATTATGCAATGAGAATTTAAGTGAAATTTTTATGACCAGTCTTaacttaaaattatttatcagTGCCAAAACATTATCAATCATTACTCTTGAGAATAATTTGCAAGATAAAATAGACGAAGCAGAAGTAgaattgaatcattatattaataaggACATTTCTATatctaatgataaaatattattcgatattcaatttttagGAAGTATAGGTTCacaaaaagaattaagaCTGATTACATTAGCCAGTTTCttacaattattgaaaaaccTGAACGAATCCATAAGATTAGCATCATCAAGATCCATAGGGTTGCTTATCGTCAAAGACATAAATAAGGACTTACCATTGTTATTAGATAACTACGAGGATAACCAGGATGAAagagatttgaatttaatatcgATGAAGCAgttattaaagaatgacaatttgaacaattctatcttattgaaaatttgggATAGAATCTGGAAGACTATTAGTAGGTACGACGAAAAAGTAATTAGTAGTACATCGGAATTAAGACTATCTGGTGATGTATTATCTAGAATGTGCTTAGTAAATAACGAGTACATTAGCAACCTTATTGATAAGGTTGATTCGGCTTCCAACGAATCAATCATTTATACAATAATTGTCATCTTGAAGCAATTAATGTATAAACTAGAAAGCAATAATGACATATTATCAACATTGCTCCTCCacaatttgaaattcttgacGCTTTCCAATATCGAAATCAAACAAGCCCTTATTGGGACATTGCTCACGGGATTGCATAATAAATCCGAGCTTTTGTTGCCTATCTTACCCAATAGGGTATTACCGTTGCTCTACGACGAATTAAGTGCCAAagatgaattcaaaaaaatcatCCCCATGGGGCCTTACAAGTATGTGATCGATGAGGGGTTGGAAATAAGGAAATTGTGCTATGAGCTTTTATACACTATCATATTATTCGACGACTCTCTCCTCAAAGCgaacaatattaatatttacGAGATAGGCCTCAATATAGTCAACAAAGGTTTGACTGATTCCGAAACCGACATCGTCATATTGTCCTCTATCAACTTGGTTAATTTGGTAAACAAGGATTTCAACTTTTTGATATACAATAACGAATTACTTCCAAAGTTAATTGATGTGCTCAAGCTCAACTTgaacaaaaaattaaagtCGAAGGCCAGCACCCAGGAAACAGAGACATTTGAAGAGAGCTTACGCTCAGTAGTCAAATTGTCCAAGGTAATTAATAACTCGCTACTTATTAATAACTACAACAATAATGACTGGAACTTGTTCTACACGGAGATGAAAACAAACTATATCCTTACCTTTAACTCCGTTGACATTTGA
- a CDS encoding DEHA2F07238p (highly similar to uniprot|P49367 Saccharomyces cerevisiae YDR234W LYS4 Homoaconitase catalyzes the conversion of homocitrate to homoisocitrate which is a step in the lysine biosynthesis pathway): MALLYLSTRSSLKKTGARCLSSSSILYRGQNLTEKIVQKYAVGLADDKKVFSGDYVTIKPAHCMSHDNSWPVATKFMGLGATNVHDNRQIVCTLDHDVQNKSEKNLEKYHNIENFAKEQGIDFYPAGRGIGHQIMIEEGYAYPLNLTVASDSHSNTYGGIGSLGTPIVRTDAASIWATGQTWWQIPPVAKVELVGQLPKGATGKDIIVALCGIFNNDEVLNHAIEFTGEGVKNLSVDYRLTIANMTTEWGALSGLFPVDETLVNFYDERVKKLPQPHPRVNENTVKNLSENKVNSDNDAVYAKHLVVDLSSLSPYISGPNSVKVSTSLHDLSKQNIKINKAYLVSCTNSRLSDIKAAADIIKGHKVAEGVEFYVAAASSNVQKDAEAIGAWQDIIDAGAKPLPAGCGPCIGLGTGLLEDGEVGISATNRNFKGRMGSKDALAYLASPEVVAASAVLGKIGGPEELQGNPVPTNPEIVRSITSNESTETVDPDASGSSVDVLDGFPQSIEGELILCDADNINTDGIYPGKYTYQDDIPRSKMAEVCMENYDSEFKQKTKAGDIIISGYNFGTGSSREQAATAILARDMKLVVAGSFGNIFSRNSINNALLTLEIPALINKLREKYAQSNELTIRTGWFLKWDVTKNQVTVSDSEGNLILTQKVGELGTNLQDIIVKGGLEGWVKAQLKN, from the coding sequence ATGGCATTACTTTATTTATCTACCAGGTCTAGTTTGAAAAAGACTGGTGCTAGATGTTTATCTTCATCCAGTATACTTTATAGAGGACAGAATTTGACCGAGAAGATAGTTCAGAAATATGCAGTTGGATTAGCAGATGATAAGAAAGTCTTCAGTGGGGACTATGTTACCATCAAACCAGCACACTGTATGTCTCACGATAATTCATGGCCGGTGGCTACCAAGTTTATGGGACTTGGTGCAACTAACGTGCACGATAACAGGCAAATCGTGTGTACTTTAGATCATGACGTTCAAAACAAGTCAGAGAAGAACTTGGAAAAATATCACAATATCGAAAATTTTGCCAAAGAACAGGGCATTGATTTCTACCCGGCAGGAAGAGGTATCGGGCATCAAATTATGATAGAAGAAGGGTATGCCTACCCATTAAACTTGACTGTTGCATCAGATTCGCATTCTAATACATACGGTGGTATCGGTTCGTTGGGTACTCCAATCGTGAGAACGGATGCTGCTTCTATTTGGGCTACAGGTCAAACATGGTGGCAGATACCTCCTGTTGCCAAGGTTGAATTAGTGGGTCAGTTGCCAAAGGGTGCTACTGGTAAAGATATCATCGTTGCATTATGTggtattttcaataatgatgaagtGTTAAACCATGCTATCGAATTCACTGGTGAAGGTGTGAAGAACTTGTCTGTTGATTATAGATTAACCATTGCTAATATGACCACTGAATGGGGTGCTTTGTCTGGGCTATTCCCGGTGGATGAGACTTTAGTTAATTTCTACGATGAAAGAGTTAAGAAATTACCTCAACCACATCCAAGGGTTAATGAAAACACCGTTAAGAATTTGAGTGAAAACAAGGTAAACTCCGATAATGATGCAGTGTACGCAAAGCACTTGGTTGTCGACTTAAGTTCGTTATCACCATACATCTCAGGTCCAAACTCTGTTAAGGTTTCCACATCGTTACATGATTTATccaaacaaaatattaagaTCAATAAGGCGTACTTAGTTTCTTGTACAAATTCAAGACTTAGTGATATCAAAGCCGCCGCTGACATTATTAAGGGCCATAAAGTAGCCGAAGGGGTTGAATTCTACGTCGCTGCTGCGTCTTCTAATGTTCAAAAAGATGCTGAAGCTATTGGAGCATGGCAAGACATTATTGACGCTGGTGCTAAACCATTGCCAGCTGGTTGTGGGCCATGTATTGGTTTAGGAACTGGATTATTGGAAGATGGAGAAGTTGGAATTTCAGCCACTAACCGTAACTTTAAGGGTAGAATGGGTTCTAAGGATGCATTAGCGTACCTTGCATCACCAGAGGTTGTTGCTGCATCAGCAGTCTTGGGTAAGATTGGTGGTCCAGAAGAGTTACAAGGTAACCCTGTTCCTACGAATCCTGAAATTGTTAGATCCATAACATCCAATGAATCTACTGAAACAGTCGACCCAGATGCATCTGGTAGCTCCGTTGACGTTTTAGATGGCTTCCCTCAATCCATTGAAGGTGAATTGATCTTGTGTGATGCCGACAACATTAACACTGACGGTATCTATCCCGGTAAATACACTTACCAAGATGACATTCCACGTTCCAAAATGGCTGAGGTCTGTATGGAAAACTACGACTCAGAATTTAAACAAAAGACCAAGGCTGGtgacattattatttccGGTTACAACTTCGGTACTGGTTCCTCAAGAGAACAAGCAGCCACAGCCATCTTGGCAAGAGACATGAAATTGGTCGTTGCCGGATCTTTTGGTAATATTTTCTCTAGAAATTCtattaataatgcattGTTAACATTGGAAATTCCTGCATTGATTAACAAATTACGTGAAAAGTACGCACAATCCAACGAATTGACCATCAGAACTGGCTGGTTCTTGAAATGGGACGTCACCAAAAATCAAGTCACCGTGTCTGATTCCGAAGGCAACCTCATTTTGACCCAGAAAGTTGGTGAATTAGGTACCAATTTGCAGGATATCATCGTCAAGGGTGGTTTAGAAGGATGGGTCAAGGCTCAGTTGAAAAACTAA
- a CDS encoding DEHA2F07260p (similar to uniprot|Q03530 Saccharomyces cerevisiae YMR274C RCE1 Type II CAAX prenyl protease involved in the proteolysis and maturation of Ras and the a-factor mating pheromone): MYTITKAFVLCIIVAISYVATIHVGVPEHIKGIERNNPDVIHHRIVRITTLCSILILVLPMMLTYMGGYPSYISVIWSFGLVPGMTLSGHLATDIVNIFRSIKLISILYMGPILDYPWEIQFDASIAQQDFYDCFYSIWGVRDHIFAPITEELIYRSVLLTLLQPFESISDLQKILLTPLFFGVAHVHHGYDLYKNRNVDFSTAALTVVVQVMYTTVFGVLSNYLFLETGNNLWCPIVVHCICNLMGFPNLSVDRPLFWTITYYLLLIVGICGFIKLL, encoded by the coding sequence ATGTATACTATAACAAAAGCATTTGTCCTATGTATCATTGTAGCTATCTCGTATGTGGCAACAATTCATGTGGGAGTACCAGAACACATTAAGGGTATAGAAAGAAACAACCCGGATGTCATTCATCATCGCATTGTGAGAATCACTACACTCTGTAGTATACTTATTTTGGTGCTACCAATGATGTTGACATACATGGGCGGCTATCCCAGCTATATTTCTGTGATATGGTCGTTTGGGCTCGTACCGGGAATGACGTTAAGCGGCCATCTTGCAACCGATATTGTGAACATTTTTCGTAGTATCAAGTTGATTCTGATACTCTATATGGGACCCATCCTAGACTACCCCTGGGAGATCCAATTTGACGCATCTATCGCCCAACAGGACTTCTACGATTGCTTCTACCTGATATGGGGTGTCCGTGACCACATATTTGCCCCCATAACAGAGGAATTGATCTACAGATCCGTCCTCCTAACACTTTTACAGCCATTCGAGTCCATATCCGATCTTCAAAAGATTCTCCTCACGCCGTTATTCTTTGGTGTTGCTCATGTCCATCACGGCTACGACCTATACAAGAACAGGAATGTGGACTTTTCAACCGCCGCCCTTACTGTGGTAGTCCAGGTGATGTATACCACGGTATTTGGCGTGCTATCGAACTATCTCTTCTTGGAGACTGGTAACAATTTATGGTGCCCCATAGTTGTGCATTGCATTTGTAATTTGATGGGCTTTCCAAATTTATCGGTTGATAGACCTTTATTCTGGACTATCACTTATTATTTACTTCTTATAGTTGGCATATGTGGCTTTATCAAGCTATTATGA